TCGAACTATTCGGCGATCCAATGACCAGGATGACATCCACCAAGCGGGATAATTCTTTCACCGCATTTTGCCGGTTTTGCGTCGCGTAGCAAATGTCTTCCTGGTGCGGTCCCTTGATGTTCGGAAACCGCTTATTGAGCGCGCCGACGATGTCCCGGCACTCATCCACGCTGAGCGTCGTCTGCGTCACATAGGAAAGATTCAGCGTGTTATCCACATGGAGCTTCTCCACGTCTTGGACCGAGGAGACCAGGTGGAACTTATCGGGAATCTGCCCCAGCGTCCCAATCACCTCGGGGTGCCCGGCATGGCCGATGAGAATCAACTCATAGCCCTGCGTGTATTCCCGATTCACTTCATTGTGAACCTTGATGACCAGCGGACAAGTGGCATCGATGACGTGTAGCCGGCGCTGATTCGCCTCCGCCCATACCGACTTCGCGACGCCATGCGCGCTGAAAATCACCACCGATCCTTCAGGCACTTCACTGAGCTCCTCCACGAACACGGCGCCCTTTTGGCGAAGCGAATTCACCACATGGCGGCTGTGGACGATTTCATGGCGAACAAAAATGGGGGCACCGTACTTCTTGAGCGACAGATCGACGATATCGATCGCTCGATCGACCC
Above is a window of Nitrospira sp. DNA encoding:
- the ispH gene encoding 4-hydroxy-3-methylbut-2-enyl diphosphate reductase, with translation MKIYLANPRGFCAGVDRAIDIVDLSLKKYGAPIFVRHEIVHSRHVVNSLRQKGAVFVEELSEVPEGSVVIFSAHGVAKSVWAEANQRRLHVIDATCPLVIKVHNEVNREYTQGYELILIGHAGHPEVIGTLGQIPDKFHLVSSVQDVEKLHVDNTLNLSYVTQTTLSVDECRDIVGALNKRFPNIKGPHQEDICYATQNRQNAVKELSRLVDVILVIGSPNSSNSNRLRELGEQCGIPSYLIDSASDIHPDWLKAAKAVGIAAGASAPEVLVTEVVAFLKSSGPSEVEELTVIEEDVEFLLPKELVQIESASKPAAGAAR